In Lycium ferocissimum isolate CSIRO_LF1 chromosome 7, AGI_CSIRO_Lferr_CH_V1, whole genome shotgun sequence, the sequence TTTATCCCGTGTTTGGTTGTAGGTATTAGCTAAAGCGGGCATAAATTTTATATCAAAATCTTGGTGTTATCTATTCCATATAGAAtgcgggattataatcccgggatatcCCTGTTCCGAACCATATAACCACTAAGAGATTCCTTTTTTCTTGGGAATCATGAATTGGAAGCCAATTTTTATCTGTTGTTTTTTGAGTGTGTAAAATtgggaaaagaaaattaaatgaaaGGGGTTACCTGGAAGCACAAAACAAGATCCCCAACTTTCACTTTGTTACATTCTGAATCCTCAAGAGCAACGGAACGCTCACGGACATGCTTCTTTACATTTACCCATTCATTCTCCTCTGATTCAGAGCCCACGAATCTTACAAGAAATTCCTGCAATACATTACATTCGTAGAAGAAGTACAAATGTATAGGTTATGCTTACATAACGATAAGCATGCTTACAAACGAATTTGATTTCCATCATAATAGAAATATGATTAGGAGCTACTTCAGCTCTTGTCAAATAGCTCATTATGAAAGGTTTGGCCTATACCACAATGTCTAGAAGAAATATAATTGACCAAGTTGAACTGCTTACAGGTTCTCCCGAGTTAAGAGAGCGGTGAGAGATAAATGTATCAATGTCATACCTGTCAAATCAAGAACAAAATACACTATTAATCATGTCACCAAAAAGCACTAATGTTTTGACTTCATTACCCCATGAGGAATATGTAATTGAAGTGGTATACAATTTTGGAGAAGAAAACTCCTTAACAAACCAGctgtgatttttttcttttttctttttctgtaaCCTAAGCAAAGATGCTTAAAGAAGCAGATAGTCATTGCTACTAAGGACctctcaaaaaatttcaaatgtaCAGGAAGTGCATAGGAGAAAAGGTGGATGTATCCGCATAGCCATGTCGTCTATTAAACTATTCTTTTCGCTTCATGTCAAAATTCGAGAAGAACAAATAAAGAGAAGGGTCTCTAATAATAGGAACAGAGTCTCAACGATTTAAATGTTGATCTAAAACCATGAATTCATGATTAAGCCTCTTAATACTATTGGGAGAAAAAACCTATTTGATCCTGGATAACTGTGGGCAGCAAAATAGTAGCAAAGATCAAGCCACTCAAAGAATTACTGACTTAAGATTATAGACCCTAATATTAATATACAAACTATCAGCATCATCACACATACCACACATACCAGTAttatcccacaagtggggtttggggagggtaggatgtacgcagatcttacccctacctttgtgggctAGAGAGGTTTTTTCTGATAGACGCTCGGCTCAGAGGACATGTAACCGAAGCAGGACAGCAAGGAAAACAATGACAACAGAATAGCAAGATATAGAGAGCAAGCTATGTAACAGGTAGTAGAATTGAAGAATAAGATACTATGCGTATACTAGGTACGACTACTAAATATTGAGAAGATGGGAAGAGGAGACTAGCTCGCTGCCTCACCCACGTAAAAGTACTACAACACTAGGCTACCTACTActcttctaccctaatcctcgacctccataCCTTCCTATCAGCAAAGCAAAGAATATATTTGGACAATGTTACTTATTGAACCGCTAACTTTAACACACTGACCACATAGAAGAAGAGAGTTTTCTGGTTCTCCATTGTTTTACACAGATGGGGTCTAATATTGctcaaatttcaaaacaaattAACATATAGACATTCTCCAACCAGCAGTCATTGACCATCCATCAAAATAGAAAGAACCGAAAGAGAAAACAGATAAAACTTTGGCAAAATACATTGAAAACCCCTTTAACTTGccaataaatttcatttagacactcgaacTATAGTCTGTTCCGATTGAGCACCTAAACACATGATAGAGTATTCCTAATAGGCATTTGAGAATGCAGGAAaaaaacaacattatttttttttcattttcaaaaaatatgtcGTAGTTTTTTTCCTGAGTCTCAAATCCCCATTATGTAGATAAGTTAACCACGTAAAATATGACATCTCCTTTGATTATACACGTCAACCTCAATTGGAACAGACATGAGGTTTTACGACTTATTGAGACTAATGTGTATAATTAAGGGATGTGCTATATCCTAAGTGGTCAACTTATCTACATAATGGACGCTTGAGAACACGTGCAAAAGCTTTATCAAAATTTAAGCTGGAAATGTCTAATAGGAACATTTTATCAGATGCTCAATTGGAATAGGTATAgttcgagtgtctaaatgaaatttattggCAAGTTGAAGGGGTTGTCGATGTATTCCTTCTAAAActttctaaaaagaaaagatagaaaaataagataatttttttttttttgagaaggtaacatgtgaaaaaaaaaaaaataagataattttgaTGATAGAGATGTCATGTTCAACCAGTTATCTTCAATTTTATGGAACCTTTTAAGCTATGGACTTCACAAGGAAATAGAAGCGGCATAAGTTTGAGTGCATCAAAAGTAGTGGCTCAAAGTGAATATGCAAACAAGAGGCCTCACAAGAATATGCATctcaaaattaacattaaaacAACTGAAAAAGCATCTAACTTAAAATGCTGACGAAACTGATTTATGCATCCAGAAGGAAATGCTGAAATGGCAGTGGAACCCAGTACATAATTTGTGactgaaaaatcaagaacttctTGCTTGCTAATGTAGTCTTACCATGCCCCATCTTTTGAAGACCTAGCCTCAAATTCCAAGTCTGATAGCGCTGGAACTTGTTGGCCTGCAAAAAGTGTGTCAGGACCATatttgtacatttctgatgCCAAAAAGAAATACAACTCTTAACTTTATAAGAGGAAGGACACCAACAATTCAGCACAAAGATAGTTTCAACTGTCTACAGTAGAAAATAGAATTAGGAAAAGAAAGGGCTAGGCAATTTTGTATGTCAACAATTACTTATTTTCTACACTGTAGGTAACCTCAACTTGATTTACATCTCATTCTATGTCAGTAGAATGTAACTTTAAGTGGATGTTAAGCTTACAGTTGGCCCAACTACAGTTTGATTAAAAATTTCTTTGAAAACTTAAATTATTGGAGTCGTCCTTGGTGTTTGAgctattattttcaaatttagagAAGATATGAACTTGGAGATAAATGCCTTGAGGATAATGTATCATTGAGAATTAAATGAAAGGCAAATCAGTGGACTTGTAGTCCACCAGTCCACCAATAGACACTCTTGGGGGACATTACATTGCTGAATGCAGTTTGCACAACATTATGTAGTAATAATGAATAGTTTAATTCAATAAATAGTCCAGGATAACTGCATGATGTCAACCAAATGCATTGCTGTGACGAAGTTTTCTCACTTAACAATTGAACATAAACATCGGGTCTATATCAACCCAAAAAGCGAGCTCATGAGGTGAAGATTTTCAAGACTATGTAAGGAGATCAAAATACTATATCCCACTAGGAGTGGCAAACGGGCGGGTCGGATATGAGTGGGTCCAAAAGGTGTTAAAATAAACGAATAAAATATCCGACCCGCCCATATTTAATATGGATAAAAAATGGGTTACCTGACAGATAATATGAATCTCTATATTATCGATATCCATATTATTCGTGGTTTCAAGAATAGCCACGGGAACCACGGGAGAACACAAGCTAAAGGCCAAAATAAGCTTACACTCTTAATtaataatatggatatccatattatcgaTATAGATATCCATTTTTTAGTGGATAAAGTGgataatattcatatttgatcCATTTTTAATGGCCAGTTATTCAACCCATGTTTAATGGGTCGGATTCgatggttaattattttttcttaaccATTTTGCCAGCCCTACATCCCACCGATGTGGCACAGCTCAACACCCTTGCACGTCTAGGCCTACCAACTAGAGCGTGAACAACATAATATGCAAACATTGAGTAAACCAAGAATAGGTATAGGTCTCACTCTGATACCATGATATGAAATGGACTTTGGATCTAACTCAACCTAAAAACTAGCTCATGAGGTGAGGATTGCCCAAGACCAAATATACCACATCCCCAGCGACATGGGACTACTCAACAATCAATTCCTTAGCTGGAGCCAAGGAATATTAATAGAATCTTATCTCCCCAGCACATTTACAAGAGGTGCTAATGTTCCACGGAGGCATGAAGAGGTGCTAAGGGCAGCCTGGTGCACGAACCATCCCACGTTCACGCAGGGTTGGGGGAAGGGCATACGACTCGGATCCatgacctataggtcacacgGAGACAACTTTACGTTGctccaaggctccccttcatCAAAAGGTTCTAatgtttaattaatttctcCGGATAAAGAAGCTTTTGTAGTCATTTCAGCAACCTATCTTCTCGAATTTAAATGTTAGTACTATTAACTTTCATTGTTATTGGGTAGAAGGGTACTACGTAGCCGAGTGTTTTAGTACTTTTATGTGGGAGAGGCAGGGGGCTAGTCTCCTCTTCTCCATATTTAGAAGTATTAGTTAGTACTCGCGCAGTATCTTATCTTATTCTCCTTTTTAGGTACGTGTTGcttcatttgatttttccatCTTGCTATTTTGCTGACCGTTATTTTCCTTTCAATCCTGCTTTGATTATACTTCTTTTGACCGGAGGGTCTACAAGAAACAACCTccctaccccacaaaggtaggggtaaggtctgcgcaCATCTtgccctccccagaccccatttgtgggattatactgggtatgttgttgtaactTTCACTTTTAACGGGCCAATGAGGAAGTAACACAATAATGCTGTAATCAGCCACATCAGTCTCATATAACCATCATGTCAGATGTCAGGAACATATAGAGAAGATATGTTGAAAAAGACCTTTTGGAATATGTGAGCTTTCATGTGCTTTATTCAAAGTGCTTCCTTCTGTAATATCAGGCAGTTTTTGGTTGGCTTCAGCTGAATTATCCTTTGATGGACAGCATGCCAACTTCTTCTGGAACCAAGCTTGGACCTAAAATCAAGTGCAATAGTTAGTGCCATGTGAAAATTCAAGCAACAAGATCATCCGAGGGAAAGGCTGTTGAAGTATGAACCTCAGTCCACTTAACAACTGGTTTTCCGGCACGTCCTTTAGAGCGCCTaaaaacacaagaacaatgaatTAAAGAACATGCATGTATAGATCAGTCTggtttttatttcaaaaagaaCTTTTACTTTTTCCAAAATACAAACTCACGTGAACATCTTTGCCAATTTCTTGCAGATTTCCGGATCACAGACTTGTTCTCTTGATTCATTAAGCATGTTCTCCATTTTTTCGATCTGCTTGAATGAAAAAGTTGTGAAGGCGATGAAAAGATTGCAAGTCAGAAGAAAATAACTGAAACTAGAGTCGACAATTCCGATACAATTTGTTTGTAGCTTGACATCATTCTCTAATGTGAATTTCAACTCAAAAGCAGCAAGTAGGAGAATGTGCAAAAAACTCGAAAGGATCCTTCCTCAAAGAGAAAATTCTAACTAGTCTCACAAATCAATATAATAAGATACAAATGTAATAACTATCTAGGTAAGAGCCTGAGCCTCTGAATCTAAGAATGATCCCAGTATAGTCCAAGAAACTCTTATGACTTTCTTCATCATTTTGATGTAGAGCGTTTTTCTGTGAGGCAAAACTATAGAGCTGGCCAAAGGTGATGGAATTCACAATCACAACAAAACATGACAatgatattttaaataaaataccaTGACTAGCGTTTCTACAAAATTATGAAGAAAGGATATAATTTCATAGGACATAGCTTCGGTAGTATGTTAACAGCCATATTACTGCATCATTCAAATACTCGGACTGGGATAAGAGGAActgagggtctttcggaaacaacctctctaccttccgAGATAAAGGTAAGGTCtccgtacactttaccctccccagaccccacattgtgggatttcacagggtatgttgttgttgttgttggataaGAGGAAATGAGCTCCAGTCAAAGCAAGAACCCATTCACTAGTCACTCTAACTCTGATATATAGAATGCACACTAAACCAAACCCACTAGTTTGACCAATTCCAACAGCTGAAACTTGCTGACCCTTCGCAACAACCTATCGTCCAATTGTTTTCATTTGTCTGCATTGTTGCAGAGCCTCTCTAATAGCTTAAACTTTTATACTAAGTACAACAACAATCGATTTGATACCAGAACAAATAGTGGTCCAGAGTTTAAGAGTTTAAGTCTAATGTTCACATATCAACAAGATATTTCTCCATACATGGCTTAGGAAGAAAACAACAAAGAGAATCAATAACACATGTAAGGTGCGGTTCACGAACTTAAGCCAAAACAAAAacgaataatgaaataaataaatctcTTCTGtaacaacttaagcttttatGCGATGCAATTCACAAAATTCAACAATATTTAACCCAATGATCTCGTCAAGTTTTCACCCATTGCGGAAAAATCTCCACTGCTGCCATCGATATGAGTCTGGTCCATGTCTCAAACCCAGTGTGTGGACAATGAAATAGCCCAAAGACAACAGAATTCCAATTCTGTAACTAAATATAATGCAGCTTCGGTTattggaagaaaaagaagagaaaactaATTTCAATAAGCACATATTTTAAGCTCTTCTTagtttaaatttcaaaattaatcaAGTACacctaaatttgaaacaagttgGAGTCACCTATATAAATCCTCTGTATCCACAAAACATTCACCACAGCTTGACTATTTTTACACTGAACCTTAACCTACTGCAACCCCAGCCATTCTTTGCACACAGGCAGAGTGACAATGCATATCTCATACTTactacaaatacatatatatacatatatatcatatttaaTGCAATTTTCGGATACCCCAAATTCCTAAActtgaaaacaataacaaagaaTTCAAAATAGAGATCAAATAAGAAATATATCAACTTAAATGCACATTCCACATACAAAGATATACCATCTTAATGCAATTTTAAAAGACCACAAAGGGCTAAACTTGAAAAcaattaaacaaattaaaaatacaGATCAAATAAGAAATATATCAACTTAATACACATTTCACATACAATTGCATATCATCTTAATCCAATTTCTCCAAGACCAAACATGGAAAACATAATTTCTTTTACAAAAATGGAGAATCcagaaaagaaagtgaaaagtaCCTCAGCTTGCGTGAAGTCAGAGATAGACTGTATTTGTTTCTCTCTGGGCCAAAGGTACATTTTGACAGTAGATTCAAACGAAACCCACAATTCTTTTGATGAACAAATTCTCAAGAAATGAGAGTAAAGAGATAAATATAGGATCAAAGGGTTTCGGTCGGCGCCTTTTTCAAGATAAAGGCTGAAAAATTACCTAAAAACTTTCCTATATCAGTCCCTTAACTAGAGTACTAGGGTTTGAGCCGCGGGTATAGAAAAAATCTTGTTAGGGAGGGCTTCCCTTAAATGGGCCTTACGAGATGCAAATCCGGAGTAATCAAGGCCCCAAAGCCCAATGCAGGTACCAAACCCCCCgcatcaaaaacaaaaaaaagatagGGCCGCAAATCACATTTTATGAAGGCGAGTTATGAGTCTCATTTTTGGAATGCTATTATATGTCCATTTACAATGCAACTTATAAATCGAATTCAGTAAATGCAACTTATGCCTTTATTAACTCATCCGTCTATTCTATCGTTATCCTTTGACTTTAAATCACATTCTACTGATGTGATTCGCACGTTTATGGTATTCTTATAAAAATAACATGCCAGTGAAATATTTTTGGACAAAAGCgcatattttgagaaaaaagcCTATTTTTGACTTATGTATGGAGTATAATAGTTGCAGTAGACAAACATAGGCGAACTACATAAACAAGCActcaaacttggcctcagctggcaagtatgccctccaactttgggagtgcacaagtaggcacctcaacttgtctccactttgtcagttgaacactccaacttacatAATGATaatctagacacctccaaaatttacgtgtcacgtcagcatttgtgtttatgtgttcaactttatacaagttgaggtgcctacttgtgcacacccaaagttagagggcatacttgccagctgaggccaagtttgagggcatgtttatgtattatgccaaaAACATACTAACAATAGAAGATCATTAGTTTGACAGAGAAAATACCAAACaaaaactttaaataatttataatgaCTCAAAATGAGAGTGTActataaataaaaattgaaacagATAGAATGTCTAATGATACTTTAATGTTTAGAATTAAGattataaatattaataattttACAATATTAATTCAATCAATTGTAGCAGGCCGTTTTGTGAATTAGAAACATTAATTTTCGGGCATTCAAATTGATAATTTCGAATTAATTTTTCTCCTCAACTTATAGAAAATTATCAATCTatgatatgaaaaataaattttgggcctaaatcaacataaaaaaatttaacttatgAGGTGAAGATTCTCCGGACAGTCTCGCCTCATGAGTTAAATCTTAAAGTTGATTTAAACTCAAGTTCTATTTTCTCTACATCCACGATCATATAAGGAGAACAAAACCCATATCCTCGACCAATGTTGAACAATAATACCCCTGCACCCCAGGCCTGGAGTGTGAATAAAATAACATGGAGACTCAACATTGGCAAACACAATAACTAGGTCGGTTTAGGCTCAGTACTATAATAAGTTACAAGACTTTGTGCGTAATACAACAatcaaaagctagctcatgaatGTGATGATTGATTAAGACCGTCTAAAAAGACAATATAATTCATACACTAAACTAACATGCAAAAGAATTCGAAGGGAGTAATTATCAAACAATAAAATTCAACCAAGAGTAAATACAATGATCATAAGAGATTAATATAAGCAAAAGCTCCTCCTTAGGTTTTCTTTTGgacttctttcttttatttgacaTTGTTCTATGTTTCTTTTAAACTTTAATCTAGTTAGTTTGAAcctagttttatttttaatggtGTATCTAGGATTTCGTAATTTAGATCTCCTTTATTTTCCGCTACTTTTTAGTGTTGAGGGATGGACTTGATCTTTCTTTGGTTCCAAATTCAAATACTAGAAAAAAATTCTCCTTAGAATATCAACTCTGCATTTTTTGATTTCATCAAAGTGATTCAAAAGTCATAACATCAGATAacataaactaaaaaataaacattGAAAATAAATGTCAATCTTCTAAGTTTATTTTTAGTTTACGGTCTATGGTTTTATGATATCACCGTTATGAAGGCAACAGATGAAGAGTCAGttataaaatgagagagagctCAAGTGTATTTgtagaaaaaatattaaatttttacaGGCTTCTAAAGGTAATTTTAACGAAATATTCTAAGGAGAAATTTAATTTGTGCAGCATTTGAATGGTTTTTGGaaccaataaaaaataaattcaaccttCAACACTGAAAAAATAAAGGGCAACAAACGATAGCCAGATCACGAGATCCTAAGATATATCATTCGAAACAAACTCGGGTTCAATCAAAGTTAAActaaattaagaaagaaaaaggcaTAGAAACTAGAATTTGGCACCCGCTCTGCATAAGAACTCACTTGCTCACTCCATTTATCACCTATTTTGCCCTGTCTTACACTCGTTCCTTCCTTTGCGAATGCTGTACATAAGATCACTTTGATAACTAATGTCTAATCCCTTTTTAAGTACTTACCATACATCTTGTCCTAAATTTGGGGAATTTTTTGTATGGAAATTAATTGTgggaaaagtaaataaatagGAAGAGGTAGTGTGAGATTTTTAAGTGAGTCACGTGCCAAGAATTGGGTGGTGGAGATTGCATCATACAAGGAAGAGATCAACGGTGCAGATTATATCTTCTCCTAAATACCTAGCTAACTCTATTTCAACTGCTAAAAGGGAGTTAGGAGTTAGAAGTTATGGATTCTCCTGAACCATGTAACTTTAgctcaaacaacaacaaaatcaacataCGCAGTGTAATCTcataagtggggtctggggagggtggcGTGTAATAGATTTTGAATTCAATATAGTAAATGACTTGTGTCAGAATTTCAATTCGAACTATAAAgtttaaatcctgaatccgcctctaATGCCCGATTCCGCGGGGAATTGAACTAATGCCCTTTCCAAATAATTGTTCATGTTCATGGTGCAGCCATTGGCGGTACTTTCAAAAGAAAATGGCCAAGGGAAAAGATAGAAATTTGTAGTACATTAAAATCTAACTTTAATacttaatcaaagaaaaatatcTAACTTTGATGTAATGTTGAATGAACtgaatcatgaaatttattGATTCAACTCTTTTTGATCAACACAAAAGGCTTAGACCACCTATTTACCACTCTAGGGTATTAAGTTTGAGTTATAAAGTGCAACTCATTTCGTTTGTTCAAGATTAAGCTAATCAAGTTGAGTTAATAACACATCGATAATTCATCTCGAACCCAATTGAATTTTAGACTAATTGATCATCATATTGTTATTTACTTGGACTCAACTTCCTCACTTGATCCATCGAACCAAAGATAGCCTTCTCGTATACGTTATAGTTATTATCTCTCATGAATATGACTATTTGAGCGTCAAAGTAGATCCACTTTTGTTAAATAACTATATCTACTCTAAAACAACTTAAGCACCCAatggtgtggcctagtggtcaatgaagtgggtttaGAACCATGAGATCTTAGGTTCAAATCCTAGCAGAGACAAAAACACTAGAtaatttcttcccatctgtccTAGCCTTGGTGGATAGAGATACCTGGTACCTCTTGCTAGTGGAAGGTGGCAACTATCCCGTGGAATTAGCCGATGTGCATGCAAGTTGAcccggacaccacggttattagaaaaaaaaaaaaaacaaattaagctTTTATGCGATGCGATTCACAAAATTCAACAATATTTAACCGAATGAGCTCGTCAAACTTTCACCCATTGCGGAAAAAATCCCTACTACTGCCTCCCATATGAGTCGGGGCCATGTCTCAGACCCAGTGTGAACAATGAAAGAGCGTATCGACAACAAAATTCCAACTCTATAACTAAATATAGTGCAGCTAAGGGTATTGGATAACCAATTTCACTAAGCACAAATTTAAGCGAAGGGTTCATAATAACTTTCAAAATCAATTAACCAATTACACCTAAATTCTAAACAAGGTGGAGTCACCTATATAAATCCTTTGTATTTGCATCATAGTTTGATTCTTTGCACACAGGCAGAGCAATAATAATGCTTATCTCATACTCAATAAtagatatatcatatatatgcaatttccaacaactccaaagggccaaaaatagaaatatatcaACTTAAATGCACATTTCACATACAAATA encodes:
- the LOC132065271 gene encoding protein SAWADEE HOMEODOMAIN HOMOLOG 2-like isoform X1; translated protein: MDLRPRKKQVESISGFTQTEIEKMENMLNESREQVCDPEICKKLAKMFTRSKGRAGKPVVKWTEVQAWFQKKLACCPSKDNSAEANQKLPDITEGSTLNKAHESSHIPKGQQVPALSDLEFEARSSKDGAWYDIDTFISHRSLNSGEPEFLVRFVGSESEENEWVNVKKHVRERSVALEDSECNKVKVGDLVLCFQEGKNQSKYLEAQVIEIQKKLHDIRGCRCLFVIRYTRDDTEETVRLRRMCVRPSILGRP
- the LOC132065271 gene encoding protein SAWADEE HOMEODOMAIN HOMOLOG 2-like isoform X2, whose protein sequence is MYLWPREKQIQSISDFTQAEIEKMENMLNESREQVCDPEICKKLAKMFTRSKGRAGKPVVKWTEVQAWFQKKLACCPSKDNSAEANQKLPDITEGSTLNKAHESSHIPKGQQVPALSDLEFEARSSKDGAWYDIDTFISHRSLNSGEPEFLVRFVGSESEENEWVNVKKHVRERSVALEDSECNKVKVGDLVLCFQEGKNQSKYLEAQVIEIQKKLHDIRGCRCLFVIRYTRDDTEETVRLRRMCVRPSILGRP